CCACAGATTCACCTCACCCGGCACGTACGCCAGACGCCGATGCAGGGCGACGGAATCTCGCCACGGATCCCCGCCGAGGACCGTCGCCTCACCGGAATCCGACCGTAGTAGGCCGAGCAGTACCCGTATGGTGGTCGACTTGCCCGAACCATTCGGCCCGAGAAAGCCGTGAATCTCGCCTTCGGAAACCTCGAGATCCAAGCCGTCCAACGCTCGGGTCGGGCCGAACGTCTTGACCAGGTCATTCACCGAAACTGCGGCACCCATGAATTCGACCGTACGCTGATTTCACAAATGTGTGAAGATAGAAAAAAGGAAAGATCGGACACTCCCCGATGACCGATACGAACCAGACCGATATGAACCAGACCGACCATCCCGATGAGAGCCGACAGTTGGTCGAGCGCCTCTCGCTGGTGCTGATCAACATGGGCTTCCCGCCCATGCCGGCGCGTGTCTGGGCCGCACTGATGACCAGCAATAAGCCGTCGTCGACTCCCGGCGATCTCGGTGAGGTACTCGGTGTGAGCCCTGCCGCTATCTCCGGCGCGGTGCGATATCTACAGCAGGTCAGCCTGATCGAACGCGTCGCCGTCCCGGGATCGCGGCGTCAGCACTACCGCGCCAGCGTAGACCTGTGGGCCGACGCGTTTGTCACCAAACAGT
The nucleotide sequence above comes from Rhodococcus sp. KBS0724. Encoded proteins:
- a CDS encoding GbsR/MarR family transcriptional regulator, whose amino-acid sequence is MTDTNQTDMNQTDHPDESRQLVERLSLVLINMGFPPMPARVWAALMTSNKPSSTPGDLGEVLGVSPAAISGAVRYLQQVSLIERVAVPGSRRQHYRASVDLWADAFVTKQSALYQVSEVAADGIRVLGESTRGGELMADLRDFFDFMAAEMPRMLADWRATRV